A genomic region of Papaver somniferum cultivar HN1 chromosome 7, ASM357369v1, whole genome shotgun sequence contains the following coding sequences:
- the LOC113298638 gene encoding probable acetyltransferase NATA1-like, with protein MAAAAAGPPPPTPTPIPSMTLPENPAANAIFVRIRLAVPTDVPHIHKLIHQMAVFERLTHLFEATQENLTTTLFNSPPFKSFTVFILEVSRLPFPNDRHSVNPNYPSVTQMVNLDTNIEDPEAHNFQVDSDVVVAGFTLFFPNYSTFLARPGFYIEDIFVRECYRRKGLGKMLLSAVAAQAVKMGYGRVEWCVLDWNINAIKFYEEMGAQVFQEWRICRLTGDALNGCGGGN; from the coding sequence ATGGCCGCCGCAGCTGCtggaccaccaccaccaactccaacaCCGATTCCATCAATGACACTACCAGAAAACCCCGCTGCAAACGCCATTTTCGTCAGAATCCGATTAGCTGTACCAACTGATGTCCCTCATATTCACAAATTGATCCATCAAATGGCAGTATTCGAACGTCTAACTCACTTATTTGAAGCAACCCAGGAGAATCTAACCACAACCCTTTTCAACTCGCCACCTTTCAAATCGTTCACTGTTTTCATTCTTgaagtttcaagattaccatttcCAAATGATCGAcattctgtaaaccctaattacccTTCTGTTACTCAGATGGTGAATCTTGATACCAATATTGAAGATCCAGAAGCTCATAACTTCCAAGTTGAttctgatgttgttgttgctggtttTACTTTGTTTTTCCCAAATTATTCAACATTTTTAGCAAGACCAGGGTTTTACATTGAAGATATATTTGTCAGAGAATGTTATAGGAGGAAAGGGTTAGGGAAAATGTTGTTATCTGCCGTGGCTGCTCAAGCTGTGAAAATGGGGTATGGACGTGTTGAATGGTGTGTTTTGGATTGGAATATCAATGCTATCAAGTTTTATGAAGAAATGGGTGCTCAAGTTTTTCAGGAATGGAGGATTTGTAGGTTGACCGGTGATGCTTTGAATGGTTGTGGAGGAGGTAATTAG